The following coding sequences are from one Lasioglossum baleicum chromosome 18, iyLasBale1, whole genome shotgun sequence window:
- the LOC143218192 gene encoding uncharacterized protein LOC143218192, with protein sequence MYSDNGTTFQGADKEVIRAVFRAATRDPNLLNKLASDQVKWHFIPPSAPHFGGLWEAGIRSIKYHLKRVIGSHTLTSEELTTVLCQIEACMNSRPIAPCSENLEDYTALTPGHFLIGTAITTTPAVTLLDVHDSRLTRWQLLKKLSESIWKAWSNDYLHSLQQRAKWRTASHLAKVGRVVLLRNALAPPCKWELARIVKCHPGSDNITRVVTIRTANAEYKRPIVKLCFLPVDLNTSEIHDATNADET encoded by the coding sequence ATGTATAGCGACAATGGAACCACGTTCCAGGGCGCCGATAAGGAAGTGATCCGAGCTGTGTTCCGAGCCGCTACGCGCGATCCGAACTTGTTGAATAAACTCGCGAGCGATCAAGTCAAATGGCACTTCATTCCCCCCTCAGCTCCACACTTCGGCGGGTTGTGGGAAGCCGGAATTAGAAGTATAAAGTATCATTTAAAACGCGTTATCGGGTCTCACACTCTCACTTCCGAAGAGCTTACTACCGTCTTATGTCAAATCGAGGCGTGCATGAATTCCCGTCCGATCGCACCGTGCTCGGAAAATCTGGAGGACTATACCGCTCTGACACCGGGTCACTTTCTTATCGGCACAGCGATCACAACCACTCCAGCCGTCACTCTCCTGGATGTACACGATTCGCGTTTGACTCGTTGGCAGCTCCTAAAAAAGTTGTCGGAAAGTATTTGGAAAGCATGGTCGAATGACTATCTGCACTCGTTGCAACAACGCGCGAAATGGCGCACCGCGAGTCACCTCGCGAAGGTGGGTCGTGTCGTCCTTCTCCGAAACGCCCTTGCACCTCCCTGCAAGTGGGAACTAGCGCGGATAGTCAAATGCCATCCCGGATCGGACAATATTACTCGCGTAGTCACCATTCGGACTGCCAACGCCGAGTACAAACGACCTATCGTTAAGCTATGTTTCCTCCCCGTGGATCTAAACACTAGCGAAATCCATGATGCGACGAACGCGGACGAAACATAG
- the LOC143218193 gene encoding uncharacterized protein LOC143218193 gives MDSLTTLLLQQSDAARIVARTLENFKKLAKAKLTVATVQNRITRLNESFAECQNLHKQITAKATEAERSSLDYFTKDWFLSVHDTFLETSDYMAETLSRLAPAGSSKSTSPSEESISQPHDVNNRLPILNLPQFSGVFEEWETFRDRFRAMVINRQGLSDVSRFQYLLSCLKGEASDLVENIAITDAGYTVAWDILVANYDNTRLLVSTHLETLYDLAHVRSDSADQLRSLRDKANKARKALINLERPVDHWDDVLVFLVTKKLDDESRKAWELELGHRTDCPTFCELDEFLQSRIRALHTIKPSTSGSASRNANAAATNCKASRFRATSLHGSAAAKSPCALCNANHPLGQCASFKSKSAAQRFEFAKKTNRCINCLSPHHPTSKCTSRYNCSTCKKRHHTLLHFNDPTASLNGTASSHGAASPTDHDDSVVTSQLASCSVPRITAKQQVLLATARVELRSPSGRTEKIRALIDQGSVISLISENLTQRLRLPRSRVSVSITGIGNNAVACRSSTTFTIASCKTESVYSMTAYVLSSLSNYVPPRVITAVSLPHIRDLELADDNPFDSAPIELIIGADQYGLLLLDGLRKGTVNEPTAQNTTLGWILSGPVSSSTSHSPTYVASFHCNVSSNLDVELRRFWEVEELPFVTRLSPAEQKCEEHFQRTHTRAPNGQYIVRLPFIEGPPINIGPSLSAAKTMFLAILTRTDLAAVILRWRRFRYVFIADIAKMYRQILVDSKDVDYQRILWRSSPSEPLRHFRLMTLTYGTGPAPYLALRVLQQLAKDEGSKYPLAQLVLRDQIYVDDCVFGADTSQLARQTRNDVTSLLQSGGFKLRKWASNSPELIADIDPSDHGLAASKPLLPDDNLKVLGINWNLETDSFRFDIGIKNAILATKREVLSIIARFYDPLGWAAPVVVVAKILMQRLWLQKCGWDDTIPSELREVWSTYCTQLPLLRSVVLPRWTGHGLHVQKTELHGFADASQNVYAAVVYSRVTTRNGDILVSLLAAKSKVAPLNSFTIPRLELCGALLLARLMFFVRASFGDSVCEMHGWTDSTVTLAWINQPPSRWKTFVANRVANIQELVPTCQWHHVQSEDNPADCASRGISVPQFVDHSLWWHGQKWLKLPSTSWPCKTSLVKATTSLEERVPTSLHTVPSPEAWDLATQFSSWTKLLRVTAYVLRFIAKLRPTNNHSMSSASAVEGHSETSLTPSALLTTEIRRARTYWLKTIQRTVLPIEFQHLHQKLRLPRRSPLSSLNPYLDSEGLIRVGGRLWNAALKCDKNFGFYALVLSCAKFSISASYALAKTPRFRPN, from the exons ATGGATAGCCTCACGACGCTGCTTCTTCAACAAAGCGACGCCGCTCGTATTGTCGCGCGTACCCTTGAAAACTTCAAGAAACTCGCCAAGGCAAAATTAACGGTCGCCACCGTTCAAAATCGGATCACCCGGTTGAACGAGTCTTTCGCGGAATGCCAAAATCTGCATAAGCAAATCACTGCTAAAGCGACGGAAGCTGAACGTTCCAGCTTGGACTATTTCACGAAGGATTGGTTCCTTTCGGTGCACGATACATTCCTGGAGACATCGGACTATATGGCGGAAACTCTTTCCCGGCTGGCACCTGCTGGCTCCTCAAAATCGACGTCTCCCTCAGAAGAATCTATCTCGCAACCTCATGACGTCAACAATCGGCTACCAATCCTCAATCTCCCGCAATTCTCTGGAGTCTTCGAGGAATGGGAAACCTTCAGGGATCGATTCCGTGCCATGGTCATCAATCGCCAAGGTCTGTCCGATGTATCgcggtttcaatatttattatcgtGTTTGAAAGGCGAGGCGAGCGACTTAGTCGAAAACATCGCGATAACCGATGCGGGTTATACCGTCGCGTGGGATATTTTGGTCGCGAATTACGACAACACGCGTCTGTTAGTGTCAACACATCTAGAGACTCTGTATGATTTGGCACACGTGCGGTCTGATTCGGCCGATCAGCTGCGAAGCCTTCGCGACAAAGCCAACAAGGCGAGGAAGGCCCTCATTAATCTCGAACGTCCTGTGGACCATTGGGATGACGTACTGGTCTTCCTCGTCACTAAAAAACTAGACGATGAGTCGCGAAAGGCTTGGGAGCTGGAACTCGGCCATCGTACAGACTGTCCGACATTTTGCGAGCTCGATGAGTTTTTACAATCGCGAATACGCGCGTTGCACACGATCAAGCCGTCTACGTCGGGATCGGCATCTCGGAACGCAAACGCGGCCGCAACTAATTGTAAAGCAAGCCGATTTCGAGCGACGTCATTGCATGGTTCCGCCGCCGCGAAAAGCCCGTGTGCCTTATGCAACGCGAACCATCCGCTCGGACAATGCGCGTCGTTCAAAAGCAAATCCGCAGCACAGCGTTTCGAATTCGCAAAAAAGACAAATCGGTGCATCAATTGTTTAAGTCCGCACCATCCAACGAGCAAATGTACGAGTCGGTATAATTGCTCCACATGTAAAAAACGGCATCATACGTTGCTACATTTCAACGACCCGACTGCGTCATTAAACGGTACCGCGTCATCGCACGGCGCTGCGTCACCAACCGATCATGACGACAGCGTCGTTACGTCACAGCTCGCGTCTTGCTCTGTCCCGCGTATCACTGCCAAACAGCAAGTGTTGCTCGCAACTGCCAGGGTCGAACTGCGATCACCGTCAGGACGGACGGAAAAAATTCGTGCTTTGATTGATCAAGGCTCGGTCATTTCTCTAATTTCCGAGAATTTAACACAACGTCTCCGACTCCCGCGATCTCGCGTTTCTGTTAGTATAACGGGAATCGGGAACAATGCGGTCGCCTGTCGCTCATCGACAACGTTTACCATCGCGTCGTGCAAAACGGAGTCCGTATACTCCATGACAGCGTACGTCTTAAGCTCGTTGTCAAATTATGTACCGCCTCGCGTGATTACCGCTGTAAGTCTCCCTCATATTCGCGATCTGGAATTGGCGGACGATAACCCTTTTGACTCGGCTCCGATCGAGCTGATTATCGGTGCAGATCAATACGGGTTACTTCTTTTAGATGGGTTGCGAAAGGGCACGGTGAATGAGCCTACGGCTCAAAACACCACGTTAGGCTGGATCCTTTCCGGTCCCGTGTCGTCGTCCACGTCCCATTCTCCTACTTACGTCGCGAGCTTCCACTGCAACGTTTCGTCAAATCTTGATGTTGAACTTCGACGATTTTGGGAAGTCGAAGAGTTACCGTTCGTCACGCGGCTCTCGCCCGCAGAACAAAAGTGCGAGGAACATTTTCAACGCACGCACACTCGAGCTCCGAACGGCCAATATATCGTTCGTTTGCCCTTTATTGAAGGACCTCCCATCAATATTGGACCTTCACTCTCCGCGGCAAAGACCATGTTCCTCGCAATTCTTACGCGA ACAGATTTAGCCGCTGTAATTCTTCGATGGCGTCGTTTTCGATACGTCTTTATCGCCGACATTGCTAAGATGTACCGGCAAATCCTCGTAGACTCCAAGGACGTGGACTATCAGCGAATTCTGTGGCGGTCTTCTCCCTCGGAACCCTTGCGACACTTTCGGCTCATGACCCTTACGTATGGTACCGGTCCCGCTCCTTATCTCGCTCTACGGGTCCTCCAACAACTCGCGAAAGACGAAGGATCGAAATATCCTCTCGCGCAGTTGGTACTTCGCGACCAAATCTACGTAGACGACTGCGTGTTCGGCGCAGACACGTCACAGTTAGCACGTCAAACTCGTAACGACGTGACTTCCCTGTTGCAATCCGGGGGATTTAAATTGCGCAAATGGGCCAGTAACAGCCCTGAATTAATTGCTGATATTGATCCCTCAGATCATGGTCTCGCGGCGAGTAAACCGCTGTTACCTGACGACAACTTAAAGGTCCTCGGCATAAATTGGAATCTTGAAACAGATTCATTTCGTTTCGATATTGGGATAAAAAATGCCATTCTCGCCACCAAACGGGAAGTTCTATCAATTATCGCCCGATTCTACGATCCGCTAGGATGGGCTGCTCCCGTTGTTGTCGTTGCGAAAATTCTAATGCAACGTCTTTGGCTGCAGAAGTGTGGTTGGGATGATACAATCCCGAGCGAACTCCGCGAAGTATGGTCAACATACTGCACCCAACTTCCCCTTCTTCGATCGGTAGTTTTACCTCGATGGACAGGCCACGGGCTGCACGTGCAGAAAACAGAGCTGCACGGCTTCGCAGACGCCTCGCAAAACGTCTATGCCGCAGTTGTCTATTCTCGTGTGACAACTCGCAACGGCGACATCCTCGTCTCTCTTCTCGCTGCGAAGTCGAAAGTCGCTCCGCTCAATTCGTTCACAATCCCGCGCCTTGAGCTATGCGGCGCGTTGCTCCTTGCTCGTCTCATGTTTTTCGTACGAGCTTCATTCGGAGACTCAGTATGCGAAATGCATGGCTGGACCGATTCTACCGTTACCCTCGCATGGATTAACCAACCACCTTCGCGTTGGAAAACGTTTGTCGCGAACAGAGTTGCAAACATCCAGGAGCTCGTGCCAACATGTCAATGGCACCATGTTCAATCGGAAGACAATCCTGCCGATTGCGCCTCCCGCGGTATCAGCGTTCCGCAATTCGTTGACCACTCCTTATGGTGGCACGGCCAGAAGTGGCTCAAATTGCCTTCGACTTCGTGGCCCTGCAAGACCTCGTTAGTCAAAGCAACAACTTCGTTGGAGGAACGGGTTCCTACCTCTCTTCATACCGTTCCTTCCCCAGAAGCGTGGGATCTAGCCACACAATTCTCAAGTTGGACCAAGCTTCTTCGCGTAACCGCTTATGTCCTACGCTTTATTGCAAAACTGCGTCCAACTAATAACCATTCCATGTCGTCCGCATCGGCAGTAGAAGGTCATTCGGAGACTAGCCTAACTCCCAGTGCACTGCTTACAACAGAAATTCGGCGAGCACGAACGTATTGGCTCAAAACTATTCAACGAACGGTACTCCCAATCGAATTTCAACATTTGCACCAGAAGCTCCGTCTTCCGCGACGAAGTCCATTGAGTTCCTTAAACCCGTACCTCGATTCGGAAGGACTGATTCGCGTTGGCGGGCGGCTTTGGAATGCGGCA CTAAAATGCGACAAGAATTTTGGCTTTTACGCGCTCGTCCTATCGTGCGCCAAGTTCTCTATAAGTGCGTCGTATGCACTCGCCAAAACGCCAAGATTCCGTCCGAATTGA